In one window of Sciurus carolinensis chromosome X, mSciCar1.2, whole genome shotgun sequence DNA:
- the Pabpc5 gene encoding polyadenylate-binding protein 5 produces the protein MLREMGSGEPNPAGKKKKYLKAALYVGDLDPDVTEDMLYKKFRPAGPLRFTRICRDPVTRSPLGYGYVNFRFPADAEWALNTMNFDLINGKPFRLMWSQPDDRLRKSGVGNIFIKNLDKSIDNRALFYLFSAFGNILSCKVVCDDNGSKGYAYVHFDSLAAANRAIWHMNGVRLNNRQVYVGRFKFPEERAAEVRTRDRATFTNVFVKNFGDDMDDEKLKELFSEYGPTESVKVIRDASGKSKGFGFVRYETHEAAQKAVLDLHGKSIDGKVLYVGRAQKKIERLAELRRRFERLRLKEKSRPPGVPIYIKNLDETIDDEKLKEEFSSFGSISRAKVMMEVGQGKGFGVVCFSSFEEATKAVDEMNGRVVGSKPLHVTLGQARRRW, from the coding sequence ATGCTTAGAGAGATGGGGAGCGGGGAGCCTAATCCTGCTGGCAAGAAAAAGAAGTACCTCAAAGCTGCCCTGTACGTGGGTGATTTGGACCCTGATGTCACTGAGGACATGCTCTATAAGAAGTTCAGGCCTGCTGGCCCTCTGCGTTTCACCCGAATCTGCCGTGACCCAGTGACCCGCAGCCCCCTGGGATATGGCTATGTTAACTTCCGCTTTCCTGCTGATGCTGAGTGGGCCCTGAACACCATGAATTTTGATTTGATTAATGGCAAACCATTCCGCCTCATGTGGTCACAGCCAGATGACCGCTTAAGAAAGTCTGGTGTTGGAAACATATTCATCAAAAACCTGGATAAATCAATTGACAATAGGGCCctgttctatttgttttctgcttttgggAACATTCTCTCCTGCAAAGTGGTATGTGATGACAATGGCTCTAAGGGTTATGCCTATGTGCATTTTGACAGCCTGGCCGCTGCCAATAGGGCCATCTGGCACATGAATGGAGTTCGACTGAACAACCGCCAGGTATATGTTGGTAGATTCAAATTCCCGGAAGAGCGTGCAGCTGAAGTCAGAACCAGGGATAGAGCAACATTCACCAATGTTTTTGTTAAAAACTTTGGAGATGACATGGATGACGAAAAACTGAAAGAACTTTTCAGTGAATATGGGCCAACTGAGAGTGTTAAGGTAATAAGAGATGCCAGTGGGAAATCTAAAGGCTTTGGGTTTGTAAGGTATGAGACACATGAGGCTGCCCAAAAGGCTGTACTAGACCTGCATGGAAAGTCAATTGATGGGAAAGTCCTGTATGTAGGGCGAGCACAGAAGAAAATTGAACGACTAGCTGAGTTAAGGCGGAGATTTGAACGGctgagattaaaagaaaagagTCGACCTCCAGGAGTGCCTATCTATATTAAAAACCTGGATGAGACCATCgatgatgaaaaactgaaggaggaattttcttcatttggatCAATTAGCAGAGCCAAAGTGATGATGGAAGTAGGGCAAGGCAAAGGGTTTGGTGTcgtctgcttttcttcttttgaagaggCTACCAAAGCAGTGGATGAGATGAATGGTCGAGTAGTGGGCTCCAAGCCCCTGCATGTCACCCTGGGCCAGGCCAGGCGCAGGTGGTGA